Proteins from a genomic interval of Physeter macrocephalus isolate SW-GA chromosome 21, ASM283717v5, whole genome shotgun sequence:
- the LOC102983802 gene encoding protein S100-A11-like: MAKISSHTEAERCIESLIAVFQKHTGRDGNNSKLFKAKFLIFMNTELGAFTKNQKDPGGLDRMMKKLDLDSDGQLDFQEFLNLIGSLVLACHDSFIKCTSSQR; encoded by the coding sequence ATGGCAAAAATATCCAGCCATACAGAGGCTGAACGGTGCATCGAGTCTCTGATTGCTGTTTTCCAAAAACATACTGGAAGGGACGGTAACAACAGCAAACTCTTCAAGGCCAAGTTCCTTATCTTCATGAATACAGAGCTGGGTGCCTTCACAAAGAACCAGAAGGACCCTGGTGGCCTTGACCGCATGATGAAGAAGCTGGACCTCGACTCTGATGGACAGCTAGATTTCCAAGAATTTCTTAATCTTATTGGCAGCCTGGTCCTAGCTTGTCATGACTCCTTTATTAAGTGTACCTCTTCCCAGAGGTAA